From Oryzias melastigma strain HK-1 linkage group LG17, ASM292280v2, whole genome shotgun sequence:
gtgctggagcctagcccggctactgatgggcgaaggcggggttcaccctggacaggtcgctagtctgtcacagggcctcaatgacacacccatccactctaaAAATaccatgacataaaaaatagaacCATTTGTGACTATATAATGATTTCATCATTATTAGGGGCCTCTATGGGCCCCCCTCTCTGTCTGGACCCCTAGAATCAGGAAATGCAGGAATGCAGCTGAATGAGCTGTGTGCTTATGTGCAGGTCACCCACCTGAATGTCCTCACCAGGTCGTTCAAGTCTGTGGAGATGTCACTCATGGTGAGGTGCAGCGGGCCCACCATGCTCCTGAGGCTGCAGGTGATGGGAGCAAACACACAGACGGGTTATGGAGCAGCAAATATCCAGGCTTCTGTTTATGCAGCCGGAAAACTTTactaaaaagctcaaatgttacTAGAGCTAATCTCCTGcagaggaggcggagctgcTGGTTTGGGGGAGTGGAGACAGAAGTTCTGACATCTGCACACACCAGCTGCTGAGCTTCTCCACTGTGATGCGTTTCTGGATCAGATGCTGAGCGTGGGAGTCGATGAGCGGCAGAACCGCCTCCTTCAGGTTCTGCTGAGaaaccaggactattaaagccTGCATTTTAACATCAGATGCTTGTGACGGGAGGTCCGCAGTGAGGTCCGCAGTGACCCTGCCCTCACCTGGTTTCCTCTGGGCTCCACAGGAAGATCCCCCGTCCCTTTGTAGAACTCTCTCAGCTCCATCTGCTGGGTGAGCCTCAGCAGCGCCTCATAGTCTGGTTCTGACCCCCGCTGCCTCCCGTCCCCAAGATCATCAGTCAATAccacttcatcttcatcatcatcttcatccaactcctcctctccttctttgTCACGAGAGGAGGCGAGCGAACACGTGGCTCCGTGCAGGAACTTGATGGTGTGATCGGTGCACCAGGCCTGCAGAGTCCTCCTCAGAGTCTCCAGGAGGTGAGCGCTCTGCCCCCCCAGCAGCGCTCGCAGCCCTGCAGCTCCTCTCCTGCTCACCCCCACCTGGGTGATGGGGAGTCCTGGTGCTGTATCTCTCCTCTGAGCGGTTACCTCTTCCACTGGAGGGCGGTCTGGTGAGTCAAGCTGCTCAGCCTGGCCTGTGATGGGACCGAGTGTCTGTGGAGTTTCTCCACTGTCCTTCTGTAGGAGGTGACTGGGACGTTCAGTCTCATTGTTACCTCCCCCTCCTTGGCTCCAGTTTTTGCTTCCATCCCCTCGTTGTGGTAGATCGGCCCAGTGCACCCGgggcttctgctgctgcaggcccACACTGGAGACAAAGTCCTGTTCCCCATCGCTGCTGTCCTCTCCTGCAGAGCCGTGATCCCTGCAGGGGGCGTCAGGTTCTGCAGCTGGTGGTTTCTCGACGTCTTCCTCTTTGAGCCGCTTCTGTGAGAGCAGCACCTCCTCTCCGGCGCTCccactgcacacacacatgcagcacGGTTACAGTCATTCCTGCAGGGAAACGGACAGCTGTGGATGCCGAGCACACACCTGTGTCCTTCCTTCAGCAACCTGATCTCCGGGGGACTGTTGGCAAGAGAGAATTTTAACAAGAAAAGTCCATGTGAAAGTCTTATGAGCAtgaaggaggaaggaggagcagCTCACAGACCTCTCCAACTGCCTGAGCCACAGAGGCGTCTTTGGTATCTGCAGCTCAAACTCTTTGGAGGCCTTGTAGCAGAAATTActgcaaaaacactaaaaaacaacaaagaaatcaCCTTTTCAGACTCTTtagaccagaggtgtcaaactcaatcgcacagggggccaaaatccaaaacacaccttaggtcgtgggatgaactggataaacatttattaaacactctaaagctacacttttaaaactgtaactttttaacattatgaactagatatgtagcattacctgctataatgctaatgtgaacgctgtaagctgaatttggcctctgaagatgctaatgctgacagttaaaaacgctgaagctaataactgaaaacactgaagttgatagctagctaaaatattagctaaacgccaaattagcctaagaaaaaaaaaacttagaaaaaaagctaggatgtcgctgaaaaaatagctaaacttcaaattaacataaaaaacaaacagcaaaaaaaaaaactaaattagccaaaacagctagcgtgcagctgaaatatgagctaaactccaacatagcctaaaaaaatctcagtaaatgccaaaatagtcagaAAACCTAGcagaatgtacatttttaaaactcaaaaactgtgatttttacaaaaattttctgaaaaataaaaaggcaaaaaattaatagctgaaaacgctgaagatgatagcgagctaaaatattagctaaatgccaaattagcctaaaaaaaattaaaaaaaacttatattagccaaaacagctagcgtgtagattcaaaaatagctcaactttaaagtaacttaaaaaaataaaaaaaagtctaaattaaccaaaacagctagcatgtcgctgaaagattagctaaactccaaaatagcctaaaaaaaatctcagtaaatggcaaaatggtccaaaaaggtAGCAAAACGCTATTTTTATaactataaaactgtaactttttaacataatgagtaataaaaaggcaggaataatatttcagaataaatcaacttaaaccttaaataactttcaactttttacactccataaaaattatacaatttaaaaataaacacaagataaaatcgggtcattaataacaatgaattaaaatgatctggagggccggatagaattacatggtgggccggatccggccctcgggccttgactttgacaaatatACTTTAAACCAACTCTAATTACACTGAAGgcgtctttttcttcttctgtggagAAACTCACCTTGCGCTCTGTGATGTCATAAACTCTGTTGGTCTTTGTACAAATTTTGAACTGCTGAGATGGGATCTGCAAAGAGAGCAGCAGTGCTTCCAtgaggaaacagaagcttcactgTTACCACAGTGGAGTGATGGCCTGGAGAGTCTTACTTTGCCCAGCTGGTTTGGACATACTGGATAACCACACAGCTTTGAGATCGACCTCTCCTCCACAGCATCTCTGTAATTAGCTGGAGTGATGAACGTGGCCTGCACATAAAAATGAGCTTTAGTACGTTTGAACTGATCTAAACTTGTTTGAAGACAACAGTTTGACATGAATATTACTGTTTTCCTGAAAGTTTCCTATATTTGCTCTTAATTTTCTTCCTGTGCATTTTACCATTTACTCGAAACATTAATCTCTTCATTTAAAGacgtttaaaataaatgtaacattttacagaattgtcaagatttatatttaaaaaaaaaaaaaaacttcatatgGTTGAGCTTAATAACTACTCTCAGCCTGTCTGCCTGATACGTCCTCAGGTCGTTCTCTATTAGGGCTGGATATCACTGGGTAGCTCATGATACGAGGTGATACGAGGTGATACATGACGATGATTTCATGATacttggtaaaaatcatctctgataagtcacattatatagaagattcacgtcaaagtcaaggcccaggggctccggatcattttattttattgttaataatgacccgatgttatcttgcgctcatttctaacttgtataattttgacaaaatatatttttatggagagtaaaatatttaaagttatttaaggtttaagttggtttattctggaataatattcctgcatttttattattcataattattttaaagagatacatacagttttaaagttttaaaaattgtaattctgctagctttttggactatttactaagattttctaggctattttggagtatagataatatttcagcttcatgctagctgtttttgctaatttagacttttcttagGCTAATATTTAGATGCTAGCTgataatttgagctttttttccaggaaaaaaatggCTATGGGCTATTATGGTTAGGATTTTGGTTTTtagatcagttttttttacagatttaatttaaagtacctgtttttgtgttttgttttgacttttacttCCCTTGTCCCTGCTACCCTTGATCTTTTGGACCTGTGTCTCGTCAGCAATGTCAGTATGTGTCCTAAATTTGGTCACATTTACTGGCATAATGGTTTTCTGCCATTCCTGCTCTGCaatgctttgtgtttttaaatataaatatttattctttaacaGCTCTTGCCTCccattttgtgcattttggtCCTCCACCTACAATTCAGCTCACCCCAAAACAATGGGCTGACTGAtactaatttaaaatatatcaattaaatttaaatacatcAACTACATGAAATCATCCTATTTCCAATTTtcataaatcagaaaatgtgcataatgtattctttactatctaaaaGCATAATGtaatccaggtttgagctgTGAAGGTGCAGCTGTTTTTcaacaggacctgttcttagGTGGTCTAggtcagtgtttttcaaccagtgtgccgtgagagacggtctggtgtgccgcgggaaattaccaattttcacatatctaaaacatttaccatcacacacccgcgaccccgaaagggacaaagcggtcaagaagatggatggatggatggatggatggatttaccatcactatggtatcagctctgtgttcatccaaacggccctgatttaacacgggatagttttgaatatgcaagatggtaaaatacttatttctttgtttctataaatgactaatcagaatgatgttaccgcaatccagccgcaaaactagcctcaaactcagcttttagaaaagtccctcccccttcaactgtctccactaatcattgttggaggcttgatcacatgtcatcaatctgaccaatcagaagtggttaacgtcctcacttgttctgattcggctcataaagtctcttagttccaacaaaaatagcagctaaagctcgtgtttagcggtgtagcttccagcgggatccgacgtccgacagtttaaaaagtgaacaaagaatgaagctcagaaacgacagtATGTCGGCGtctgcgtgagtttatgcactacagcccccatgatgcattgggttaagNNNNNNNNNNNNNNNNNNNNNNNNNNNNNNNNNNNNNNNNNNNNNNNNNNNNNNNNNNNNNNNNNNNNNNNNNNNNNNNNNNNNNNNNNNNNNNNNNNNNNNNNNNNNNNNNNNNNNNNNNNNNNNNNNNNNNNNNNNNNNNNNNNNNNNNNNNNNNNNNNNNNNNNNNNNNNNNNNNNNNNNNNNNNNNNNNNNNNNNNNNNNNNNNNNNNNNNNNNNNNNNNNNNNNNNNNNNNNNNNNNNNNNNNNNNNNNNNNNNNNNNNNNNNNNNNNNNNNNNNNNNNNNNNNNNNNNNNNNNNNNNNNNNNNNNNNNNNNNNNNNNNNNNNNNNNNNNNNNNNNNNNNNNNNNNNNNNNNNNNNNNNNNNNNNNNNNNNNNNNNNNNNNNNNNNNNNNNNNNNNNNNNNNNNNNNNNNNNNNNNNNNNNNNNNNNNNNNNNNNNNNNNNNNNNNNNNNNNNNNNNNNNNNNNNNNNNNNNNNNNNNNNNNNNNNNNNNNNNNNNNNNNNNNNNNNNNNNNNNNNNNNNNNNNNNNNNNNNNNNNNNNNNNNNNNNNNNNNNNNNNNNNNNNNNNNNNNNNNNNNNNNNNNNNNNNNNNNNNNNNNNNNNNNNNNNNNNNNNNNNNNNNNNNNNNNNNNNNNNNNNNNNNNNNNNNNNNNNNNNNNNNNNNNNNNNNNNNNNNNNNNNNNNNNNNNNNNNNNNNNNNNNNNNNNNNNNNNNNNNNNNNNNNNNNNNNNNNNNNNNNNNNNNNNNNNNNNNNNNNNNNNNNNNNNNNNNNNNNNNNNNNNNNNNNNNNNNNNNNNNNNNNNNNNNNNNNNNNNNNNNNNNNNNNNNNNNNNNNNNNNNNNNNNNNNNNNNNNNNNNNNNNNNNNNCCCGTTcaactgtctccaccaatcattgttggaggcttgatcacatgtcatcaatctgaccaatcagaagtggttaacgtcctcacttgTTCTGAtttggctcataaagtctctcagttccaactaaaataacatttgaagctcatgtttagcggtgtagcttccagcgggatccgacgtcagacagtttaaaaagtgaacaaagaatgaagctcagaaacgacaatatgccggcatctgcgtgagtttatgcactacagcccccatgatgcattgggttaagtgcGCGCGCTGAGCGCTGGGTGGAGGGGTAGGGGCACgttcagcagcgcaagagccaaatagggagagatagagagaaaacatcaacacaaaatgtaaagaaaatgagagacattagaaaaaaaaaactggaatcgtttgacttttcttgatagtatgaaggaacagagtctgcaggaaatattctatatgtatatatattctgtatatatttatggctccacaatcaacctgtccagacacctgagaactgagagaatcttctctaaaacagagcagatcatcactgagaagaaacagattacatcctcaaagctgaaactcttttctctttcttaatgtcaatgtgaataaaagtcttgatttagtggtttttgcacaatttactttatatttgggttgtggttggagaggtttgtgttgttcacttcaaatgtgtttaaaaagtgagttaaaaactgaatagttaattgttagttcttttatcattcattttgtaCACTCcatctggaagggataaataacagcatatacataatttacactttatatgaataaaaacatatttacatgttggattttgtgcataatcttatcTAGTAGATCAGAAGCTAACTTAAGGTTTGCCTTTCACTTgtagtttttagtgttttctgtctttgtggGAGGATAGATTGTTTATGGAAACCTTTAGTGGGTGTGGCCTTTTCAGCTGGTTTCCCTCAGGATCTAGAGAGCAACATGAACGTTCTATcagttatgaacaaaaaaacagcaaccgCTGAAGATATTCATACTGAATCCAGCAGGAAGTCTTGTTCCACGCTGCTCTCCAGGAGCTGCTCCACCACCTCCAGGGCTCTCCTCTCCAGCTCCATCTTCTCCTTCAGCTGCTCCCTCAGCTCCTCTTTCCTGGCCCAGAGAAGGAGACAGTTTCATTCAGCTGCCTAAGGCCACACTAGAGTATAAATCCAACAAGGAAGCCTTCCAAACCTCCTGGCTTCTTCTTCAGCGGTTAGTGTTTTGGAGCGTCTCCCTGCTGTCAAACAGACATCAGGCGGTTAGAACACGAGATTTCTCCAGGAAATAGACGGATATCAGTTCATTTCAACTGCTAATAAGATACAAAAAGCTTCCGTCCCAAATACTCAAACACATGAGACCAAAACCAAACCTTTTCTGGACGTTTTCCCGGGACTCTTCATCCTCCCCACGGTCGCCATGACACCTCAAGTTCAACTTTGACCTGTGACGCATTTTTCTACGGCAGCCGGAGAGGCTCAAACCCGCTGCGTTCAGGTCGCGTGCTGCAGGCAGCAGTAGTTCTGCTAAACCAGCAGTGAAGGTAGGTGGTCACTTTTCCTCGGTTTTGCTCCTTTTCTGCGTCCAAGGCGGATTTGGTGGGACTGTTTGTTCACGAGAACCAGAGACAGAGATCCGAGAACTGGCGGGCCGGTGCCGGGGTTTTGTGTGGACCGGGGAGGTCCGGTTCTGAGCTCAAACATCATCATTTTTAAGTCCATCTCACAGTTACCCCAGCTGGCTGTCTTCTCTCTCACTGGAATATATGTTTTCTGTAGGAATGCCCTCCTCGTCTAAACCTGGCACCACACCGCACAGAGTTCTGGGTAATTGAGTTTATTacgtataaaaaaaataattgacgCTTTCGGCTTTTTCTGTGCAGGAACTCTGCAGAGGAACTCCGTGATTATGCTCTCTTCGTTATTTCCTCCAAaggtattattattttttaaattttattttatttctattaacaGATGTGACTTGTTTGTGGGTTCAATTTTTATAGATGCACTGAACATCACTCCTCAGTAGTGCTGccataaacgattattttaatagtcaactaaatCACCGATTACtttcccgattagtcgactaatcaggtcatacgcgaactggatgtaaagcacaaatcataaccatcaatagctttaaactaactaaaatctagatatataacattgcCTGCAAAAATGCTAGTCTGAATTctctaagctgaatttggccgctgaagatgctagtgctgatagctgaagaatctgaaaaaacgctgaatttgatagctgaaaatgctgaagttgatggctgaaaactattagttaaatgccaaattagcctaaaaaaatgaaaaaagcctaagttagccaaaacagctagcatgtagctgaaatattagctaaactccaaaatagccctaaaaacaaaaaaaaacctacattagccaaaatagctagcatgcagctgaactactagttaaactccaaaataccctaaaaacctaaaaaaaaatcataaatattcaaaatagctagcatgtaactgaaatattagctaaactccaaattagcctaaaaaccttaataaatgccaaaatagcccccccccccccaaaaaaaaaaaaaaaaaaaactagcattataactttcaactttactacactctgactcaatataatgtaaagactaatcgactattaaattagtcgtcgactattttaattggttgattagtcgtcgattagtcctACAGTTTCATGAAGGGAATCTCTTCAAGTATGAATGTACTATAAGTAAAACCAGATAAATGTGTTCTTTATGAAATGTTTGAGCCgtgaatcacattttaatactttaacaGTCAAATAAGAGTTTGTCTTGTCTATAAATGACAGCAGAGTTGGTGCATTAGTAATGTAAAGTAGCTGCATGTATAAAACTATTAGGATGAAGCATCAACCAAATGTTGAGATACATCCAGGATTCAGAACGTACCCAAATACCTGTAACATCTATGATTATGGCGTCCATGTGCTCTGCTTTGTTTCCAGCTCAGACACTGACAGTAAGTCATCAGAGGTTGAGAGaggacatcatcatcatcaggacACAAACTGGACTgctctttaaaatgttgtttttgaaggACTGCTAATATCCAGGCGGGACAGATGGCTCTCGAGAAATTCAGCGATGTGGTCCAGCTGTGTGTGAGTGTTCATCCTTCACCTCCTGTACATGTGTATTTTATGGTTAATCcatcctttttgttttattgaaacattCCAGAACTCTGTCACTGTCACAGAAGGTTCAAATGTAAAACCTCTGTCCTTTCTGTGGTCAGAGTCTTGCTGTGTCAACATCCTCTGGGGTTTTTGAAAGAAGCTCACTGAGAAAAGTAGCAGCATGCAGATTTGTCatgtcatgcacaaactggatttaAGCATGAAGGACTGAGAGAGGAATACTTGTGAATCCCACCTTTACTATCAACAGTCGAGCACAGATACTTCATATCCCTGGAAAACTTTAAACATGTCccattttgttctgattgtTGTTAACCCCATTGCTTTCTGTGAGCTGCTTGTGTCGCATCTGCTCAGGAAGAAACCCGCTGGATGGACAAAAGTAACTGTAAGACAACATCAGGAACATTAATGTTTTAGATGATGAACATCCAAATATTAGGATTTGgatgggggccggatccagccctccgggtaattctatccggtcct
This genomic window contains:
- the rpap2 gene encoding putative RNA polymerase II subunit B1 CTD phosphatase rpap2 isoform X2; this encodes MATVGRMKSPGKTSRKAGRRSKTLTAEEEARRKEELREQLKEKMELERRALEVVEQLLESSVEQDFLLDSATFITPANYRDAVEERSISKLCGYPVCPNQLGKIPSQQFKICTKTNRVYDITERKCFCSNFCYKASKEFELQIPKTPLWLRQLESPPEIRLLKEGHSGSAGEEVLLSQKRLKEEDVEKPPAAEPDAPCRDHGSAGEDSSDGEQDFVSSVGLQQQKPRVHWADLPQRGDGSKNWSQGGGGNNETERPSHLLQKDSGETPQTLGPITGQAEQLDSPDRPPVEEVTAQRRDTAPGLPITQVGVSRRGAAGLRALLGGQSAHLLETLRRTLQAWCTDHTIKFLHGATCSLASSRDKEGEEELDEDDDEDEVVLTDDLGDGRQRGSEPDYEALLRLTQQMELREFYKGTGDLPVEPRGNQNLKEAVLPLIDSHAQHLIQKRITVEKLSSCLRSMVGPLHLTMSDISTDLNDLVRTFRFTSTNIVHRVPEWTLIAVVLLHVLSAVSPVVREALQVSTSVDYVKTLLQELGLEEQHLLSLVELFNPPL
- the rpap2 gene encoding putative RNA polymerase II subunit B1 CTD phosphatase rpap2 isoform X1, whose protein sequence is MATVGRMKSPGKTSRKAGRRSKTLTAEEEARRKEELREQLKEKMELERRALEVVEQLLESSVEQDFLLDSATFITPANYRDAVEERSISKLCGYPVCPNQLGKIPSQQFKICTKTNRVYDITERKCFCSNFCYKASKEFELQIPKTPLWLRQLESPPEIRLLKEGHSGSAGEEVLLSQKRLKEEDVEKPPAAEPDAPCRDHGSAGEDSSDGEQDFVSSVGLQQQKPRVHWADLPQRGDGSKNWSQGGGGNNETERPSHLLQKDSGETPQTLGPITGQAEQLDSPDRPPVEEVTAQRRDTAPGLPITQVGVSRRGAAGLRALLGGQSAHLLETLRRTLQAWCTDHTIKFLHGATCSLASSRDKEGEEELDEDDDEDEVVLTDDLGDGRQRGSEPDYEALLRLTQQMELREFYKGTGDLPVEPRGNQQNLKEAVLPLIDSHAQHLIQKRITVEKLSSCLRSMVGPLHLTMSDISTDLNDLVRTFRFTSTNIVHRVPEWTLIAVVLLHVLSAVSPVVREALQVSTSVDYVKTLLQELGLEEQHLLSLVELFNPPL
- the rpap2 gene encoding putative RNA polymerase II subunit B1 CTD phosphatase rpap2 isoform X4, which translates into the protein MATVGRMKSPGKTSRKAGRRSKTLTAEEEARRKEELREQLKEKMELERRALEVVEQLLESSVEQDFLLDSATFITPANYRDAVEERSISKLCGYPVCPNQLGKIPSQQFKICTKTNRVYDITERKCFCSNFCYKASKEFELQIPKTPLWLRQLESPPEIRLLKEGHSGSAGEEVLLSQKRLKEEDVEKPPAAEPDAPCRDHGSAGEDSSDGEQDFVSSVGLQQQKPRVHWADLPQRGDGSKNWSQGGGGNNETERPSHLLQKDSGETPQTLGPITGQAEQLDSPDRPPVEEVTAQRRDTAPGLPITQVGVSRRGAAGLRALLGGQSAHLLETLRRTLQAWCTDHTIKFLHGATCSLASSRDKEGEEELDEDDDEDEVVLTDDLGDGRQRGSEPDYEALLRLTQQMELREFYKGTGDLPVEPRGNQNLKEAVLPLIDSHAQHLIQKRITVEKLSSWCVQMSELLSPLPQTSSSASSAGD
- the rpap2 gene encoding putative RNA polymerase II subunit B1 CTD phosphatase rpap2 isoform X3 → MATVGRMKSPGKTSRKAGRRSKTLTAEEEARRKEELREQLKEKMELERRALEVVEQLLESSVEQDFLLDSATFITPANYRDAVEERSISKLCGYPVCPNQLGKIPSQQFKICTKTNRVYDITERKCFCSNFCYKASKEFELQIPKTPLWLRQLESPPEIRLLKEGHSGSAGEEVLLSQKRLKEEDVEKPPAAEPDAPCRDHGSAGEDSSDGEQDFVSSVGLQQQKPRVHWADLPQRGDGSKNWSQGGGGNNETERPSHLLQKDSGETPQTLGPITGQAEQLDSPDRPPVEEVTAQRRDTAPGLPITQVGVSRRGAAGLRALLGGQSAHLLETLRRTLQAWCTDHTIKFLHGATCSLASSRDKEGEEELDEDDDEDEVVLTDDLGDGRQRGSEPDYEALLRLTQQMELREFYKGTGDLPVEPRGNQQNLKEAVLPLIDSHAQHLIQKRITVEKLSSWCVQMSELLSPLPQTSSSASSAGD